One genomic segment of Catalinimonas alkaloidigena includes these proteins:
- a CDS encoding DUF1553 domain-containing protein, whose protein sequence is MRFITILLCPLCFAACQYDKEKGHQNKNGISFNYDIKPILSDRCFACHGPDANKREAELRLDTPEGAFAALAEKPGHYAIVAGDAEDSEMYRRISSTDPETMMPPPESNLKITAEEVELIRQWIEEGAEYEPHWSFIKPEKSAVPEVQNTDWPKNEIDQFVLAKMENKQWQAAARAKKSTLLRRLSFDLTGLPPTVEELESFLNNNSPLAYEQTVDRLLDSEHYGERMASEWLDVARYADSHGYQDDGMRNMWPWRDWVIQAFNKNLPYDEFITWQLAGDLLPNPTHEQILATGFNRNHLQSQEGGIVDEEYRVEYVADRTNTLGKAFLGLTYECARCHDHKYDPITQKDYYEMFAFFNNINEAGQIPYMGEASPTLILTNEEAKKQLAFIEEKITELEKHVSPENQAYKHEFEKWRAALPEKPEIQVRKAIGHYPLDKPVNDKFRNLANQNEPAYMEVNQKDQEPEIVEAKFGQGLKLVGDSYVDMGEEIGFFDRHEPFSISIWFKPLKDSLEGPIFSRSGGLFNGNRGYDFILREDGTISASLNHTYPANGIEVHTRHKLTPDEWHHLVLTYDGSSQASGVKVYANGQDLPLTVATDDLKQSILRYGKERDTWGGFANLRIGKRFEESLDGAIVDEFMVFDSKLSAPEVSNLYDESTNLKPFMATDQQDYLMDYYLENFNQEYQKQRATLTKVRENENSIMTDQPEVMVMKERRHKRKSYILDRGAYDARTEEVTPGLPDFIMPMPEDLPKNRLGLAKWLTHEDHPLTARVVVNRYWQMLFGRGLVNTSDDYGNQGELPSHPELLDWLAVEFRESGWDVKALLKLMVMSAAYQQSSVAEEEKMKQDPANLWLARGPSYRMPAEMIRDNALAVSGLMADSIGGPSVKPYQPKGLWKELATRNVTEYVQDSGQNLYRRGLYTIWKRSSPPPSMISFDASEKYLCVVKRQKTSTPLQALVLLNDPQYVEASRLLAERMIKKGGEATEEKLSYGFQALTSRMPDARELDLLKRLYEEELATFKSDPTSADSLLQVGEHPPDPQLESPELAALTVVANTLVNYDEAIFKR, encoded by the coding sequence TTGAGATTTATTACTATTCTCCTATGTCCTCTTTGTTTCGCTGCCTGCCAATACGACAAAGAAAAGGGGCATCAAAACAAAAATGGGATCAGCTTTAATTATGATATCAAACCTATACTCTCTGACCGCTGCTTTGCCTGTCATGGCCCGGATGCTAATAAAAGAGAAGCAGAACTGAGACTGGATACCCCTGAAGGAGCTTTTGCTGCATTAGCTGAAAAACCCGGACATTATGCTATCGTTGCCGGTGATGCTGAAGACAGTGAAATGTACCGTAGGATCAGCTCGACCGATCCGGAAACCATGATGCCCCCTCCTGAGTCAAATCTAAAAATCACGGCAGAGGAAGTTGAACTTATCAGGCAATGGATAGAAGAAGGGGCTGAATATGAGCCTCACTGGTCGTTTATCAAACCGGAAAAATCAGCAGTGCCTGAAGTACAGAATACAGATTGGCCGAAGAATGAAATAGATCAGTTCGTACTGGCCAAAATGGAAAATAAGCAGTGGCAAGCTGCTGCAAGAGCTAAGAAGTCAACTCTGCTCAGAAGGTTAAGCTTCGACCTTACCGGCCTGCCCCCCACGGTAGAAGAGCTGGAAAGCTTTCTTAACAATAATTCACCTCTGGCATATGAGCAGACGGTTGACAGGCTGCTGGACTCTGAGCATTACGGAGAGCGCATGGCTTCCGAGTGGCTGGATGTAGCCCGCTATGCCGACAGCCACGGTTATCAGGATGATGGCATGCGCAATATGTGGCCCTGGCGCGACTGGGTGATCCAGGCATTTAACAAAAATCTGCCATATGATGAGTTTATCACCTGGCAGCTTGCCGGTGACCTGCTTCCCAACCCCACTCATGAACAGATCCTGGCCACCGGATTTAATCGTAACCATCTGCAAAGCCAGGAGGGCGGTATCGTAGACGAAGAGTACCGTGTGGAATACGTGGCCGACCGAACCAACACTTTAGGCAAAGCCTTTCTGGGACTCACCTATGAGTGTGCCCGCTGTCACGACCATAAGTATGATCCCATCACGCAAAAGGACTACTATGAAATGTTCGCCTTCTTCAACAACATTAATGAAGCCGGCCAAATTCCCTATATGGGAGAAGCAAGCCCTACCCTCATCCTTACCAACGAGGAAGCGAAAAAACAGCTGGCTTTTATTGAGGAAAAAATTACTGAACTGGAAAAGCATGTTTCTCCAGAAAACCAGGCGTATAAACATGAGTTTGAGAAGTGGCGCGCTGCTTTACCGGAGAAGCCTGAAATACAAGTCCGCAAAGCAATAGGCCATTACCCTTTGGATAAACCGGTGAATGATAAGTTTCGAAATCTCGCCAATCAGAATGAGCCTGCCTATATGGAGGTCAATCAGAAGGACCAGGAACCTGAAATTGTAGAAGCAAAATTTGGTCAAGGTTTAAAATTAGTGGGTGACAGTTATGTAGATATGGGAGAAGAAATAGGCTTCTTTGACCGGCATGAGCCTTTTTCTATCAGTATCTGGTTCAAACCACTAAAAGATAGCCTGGAAGGCCCTATTTTTTCCAGGTCAGGAGGTTTATTCAATGGTAACCGGGGCTATGATTTTATACTTAGGGAAGATGGGACAATCTCTGCCAGCCTTAATCACACCTATCCCGCCAATGGAATCGAAGTGCACACCCGACATAAACTAACTCCTGATGAGTGGCATCATCTCGTGCTTACCTATGATGGTTCAAGCCAGGCCAGTGGAGTGAAAGTTTATGCCAACGGTCAGGATCTTCCGCTGACAGTCGCTACTGATGATCTGAAACAAAGTATCCTCCGCTATGGCAAAGAGCGAGACACTTGGGGAGGATTTGCAAATCTGCGTATCGGAAAGCGCTTTGAAGAATCTCTGGATGGTGCTATTGTTGATGAGTTTATGGTTTTTGACTCCAAGCTAAGTGCTCCGGAAGTCAGCAATCTGTATGATGAATCTACAAATTTGAAGCCTTTTATGGCTACCGATCAGCAGGATTATCTGATGGATTACTACCTTGAAAACTTTAACCAGGAATATCAGAAGCAGCGTGCGACCCTTACTAAGGTGAGAGAAAATGAAAATAGCATCATGACCGATCAGCCCGAGGTTATGGTGATGAAAGAGCGCAGGCATAAGCGCAAGTCTTATATTCTGGACAGGGGGGCTTATGATGCGCGTACTGAAGAAGTTACGCCCGGCTTACCTGACTTCATCATGCCAATGCCCGAGGACCTGCCGAAAAACAGGCTTGGCCTGGCCAAATGGCTTACCCATGAAGATCATCCCCTTACAGCGCGGGTAGTTGTAAATCGCTACTGGCAAATGCTTTTTGGAAGAGGTTTGGTAAACACTTCCGACGACTATGGTAATCAGGGCGAATTACCTTCCCACCCGGAACTGCTGGACTGGCTGGCAGTAGAATTTCGTGAGTCGGGCTGGGACGTAAAGGCATTACTTAAATTGATGGTCATGTCTGCCGCTTACCAGCAGTCATCTGTAGCTGAGGAAGAGAAAATGAAGCAGGACCCTGCGAATCTATGGCTGGCCAGAGGCCCCAGCTACCGTATGCCTGCTGAAATGATACGCGACAATGCATTGGCCGTCAGCGGATTAATGGCTGATAGCATTGGTGGGCCAAGTGTAAAGCCCTACCAGCCCAAAGGACTTTGGAAAGAGCTGGCTACCCGTAATGTGACCGAATATGTGCAGGATTCTGGTCAAAACTTATACCGGCGCGGATTATATACGATTTGGAAAAGGAGTTCTCCTCCACCTTCTATGATCAGTTTTGATGCTTCTGAAAAGTATCTGTGTGTTGTCAAAAGGCAAAAAACCAGTACGCCACTACAGGCGCTTGTTCTCCTGAACGACCCGCAATATGTTGAAGCCTCCCGTTTGCTGGCCGAACGTATGATCAAAAAAGGGGGTGAAGCCACAGAAGAAAAACTGTCTTATGGCTTTCAGGCATTGACCAGCCGTATGCCCGATGCTCGTGAGCTTGATCTACTGAAAAGATTGTACGAAGAAGAACTGGCGACCTTTAAAAGTGACCCTACCAGTGCTGACAGCCTTTTGCAAGTGGGCGAGCACCCCCCTGATCCACAGCTGGAAAGCCCGGAGCTGGCAGCGCTTACCGTAGTAGCCAACACACTGGTAAACTACGACGAAGCCATTTTTAAAAGATAA
- a CDS encoding ISAs1 family transposase, whose translation MNWQKFFDSVPDFRINRRKKHQLVDILVIALCAIVSGADDFEEIEAYGKRKESFLKGFLDLPNGIPSHDTFNRVFKYMDKNAFGECLYSWSKELLRFIYSHITQINVDGKVLRGTAKAGFKKSGICIISAWVAEQHLVLGQEKVDTKSNEKMAIPELLKSLALEGCLVSSDAAGCQVKNADLIVEKGGDYLIAIKKDHKHIYEQITDWMDRRKIYLPVDEWVDFGSGRIERRNCYVESNLKLLDDLSAWKHLKSIVMIEAHREKNGKTTLEKRFYLSSLKASTKEFNQLVRNHWSIENQLHWKLDVIFREDSSRTKSGNAAENLTTARKLALQLLHQIKDKESIKNRRKIAGWDDHYLIRILQRLNQN comes from the coding sequence ATGAATTGGCAAAAGTTTTTTGATAGTGTGCCTGATTTCAGGATAAATCGGCGTAAGAAGCACCAATTGGTGGATATTTTAGTGATAGCCTTATGTGCTATTGTAAGCGGGGCTGACGATTTTGAAGAGATTGAGGCTTATGGGAAACGTAAGGAGTCATTCTTAAAGGGGTTTTTAGATTTACCCAATGGTATTCCATCTCATGACACTTTTAATCGGGTGTTCAAATACATGGACAAAAATGCCTTTGGTGAATGTTTGTATAGTTGGTCTAAAGAATTGTTGAGGTTTATTTACAGTCATATCACCCAAATAAATGTGGATGGTAAAGTGCTCCGAGGTACGGCCAAGGCAGGGTTCAAGAAAAGTGGCATCTGTATTATTAGTGCTTGGGTGGCTGAACAGCATCTGGTTCTAGGACAAGAGAAGGTAGATACTAAAAGTAATGAAAAAATGGCTATTCCCGAACTGTTGAAGTCCTTAGCTCTGGAAGGCTGTTTAGTGAGTAGTGATGCGGCAGGCTGTCAAGTAAAGAATGCCGACCTGATTGTTGAAAAGGGTGGAGATTATTTGATAGCCATCAAAAAAGATCATAAGCATATTTATGAGCAGATCACAGATTGGATGGATAGAAGAAAGATATATTTGCCAGTGGATGAGTGGGTAGATTTTGGCAGTGGCAGGATAGAGCGCAGAAACTGCTATGTTGAATCTAACCTTAAATTACTTGATGACTTGTCAGCATGGAAGCACCTAAAGTCAATCGTAATGATAGAAGCCCACAGAGAAAAAAATGGCAAAACGACCTTAGAGAAACGTTTCTATTTGAGTAGCCTGAAAGCCTCTACTAAAGAGTTTAACCAATTAGTCAGAAATCACTGGAGTATCGAAAACCAGCTTCATTGGAAGTTAGATGTTATCTTCCGAGAGGACAGTAGCAGAACTAAATCGGGGAATGCGGCCGAAAATTTAACTACCGCCCGTAAGCTAGCCTTGCAACTTCTCCATCAGATCAAAGATAAAGAAAGTATTAAGAACAGAAGGAAAATAGCAGGGTGGGATGACCATTACCTAATTCGAATCCTCCAGAGATTAAATCAAAATTAA